ACTGATGGATTATACTCGGAAATCGCCCGTATTCCCGGCCTGATCGACGAACTTGGCCGCGTTTCCCGCATTATAGTGATGGGACCGTCAATCATCCCCGCGTTGTTGCGCACAGTGCATCTCGGTTATGTCACGATTGCTCTTGAGGAGCGGACAGATACCATCGCGCGGCTGCTTGGCGTCACCCGACAGGAAATCATGAAAATGGACAGCGTTCTCGAAAAATTGGCGAAAGGCGCCGGAACGATGAGCAACACAATTGAGGCTGCTCGTCGCCGCACGCGCGTACTCGGCAAGAGGCTTCGTGAACTCGATGCGATTGAGGACGCGACGGAAAGGGACCTCGAGGATGAAATTTAAATTCGCTTTTAGTTCAGACATCTCAACGTTTAAGTAATTATAAGCCATGGTCAGACAGGATGGAAAAGTTTCGCAGGACGATCGTGACGAGAAAGCGCCACATGTGCTCGTTGTCGAAGATGACGACACATTGGCTGCCGAAATCGTTGCGGAGCTTGAGTCGCGCGGTTTCAAGACAGATCGCGCTGCCGACGGGCGTGAAGCGCTTGCGACCGCAAGGAGCGGGCAGTTCGATATTTTCGTGATGGACAGGATGCTGCCGCATGTTGACGGCCTGAGTGTCATTGAGGAGTTGCGTCAGAGTGAAATCATGACGCCGGTCCTGGTGCTCTCGGCTCTTTCCGCCGTTGATGAACGCGTGCAAGGCTTTAAAGCGGGCGGGGATGATTACCTCGTCAAGCCTTTCGCGATGGATGAGCTGGTCGCGCGTCTGGAGGCACTCCTCCGACGTCCGAACTCGTCCCGCGCCACCAAACTTCGCGTCGGGCCGCTCGAAATGGACCTTATCGATCGCAAGGTGGATCGCATGGGGCGTGAGGTTGACCTCCTCCCGCGTGAATTCCGCCTGCTTGAATATCTCATGCGGCGACCCAACCAGGTCCTGACCCGGACGATGTTGCTTGAGGATGTCTGGAATTATCGTTTCATTCCCCAGACAAACCTTGTAGATGTGCATATCGGTAAATTGCGGCGGAAGGTTGACGCGCCCGGCGAAACGCCGCTTATCCATAGCATAAGGGGGGCCGGGTTCATGCTGCGTATCCAGGACTGATTTGCAGATTCTGGGACTTTTCAGGACCGCGACATTCAGACTGACGCTCGCCGTCGTCTTTACCGTCGTCGCAGGTGTCGCGAGCAACCTGACCTTTTTCTACCTGCGGTTTGTCAGTTCGGAGATTATTTACCTCCAGAACGTTCTGCGGCGTGAGGCTTTCATGATCGCCCAGCGCCCGGAACAGACAATCGTGCAGGTGCTTGAGGGTATCAATGGCAGCAAAATCCACCTGACACTCGATTGCGTCGGGCTTTTTGACCGTGACTTGAGCTATATCGCGGGAGATCTCCCATCCTGGCCCGACGGGTTGCGGATTGAAGATGATGTCCAACAGCTTAATTACGCGCTTCCCTTACGCCCGCGTTATAATTACCTGTTTCTGACAGCACGCCTCCCTTCACGCCATGTGCTTGTTTTTGCGATATCGCAGCGGCGTCTTGATAGTCTGCGCAATTCCCTTCTGCACACGATGGTTTACTCCCTCCTGCCACTCATCGCCTTTGCGCTATGTGTCGGGATCTATCTTAGTCACCGCACATTATCCCGGGTGGGCGGCCTTAATGAGGCGATTGAGCGCATTATGGAGGGGGACCTGTCCGGCCGATTACCCGCAGGCCGGTCCCGCGATGATCTCGAGCGCCTGGCGGGTTCCGTCAATCGGATGCTGGACCGCATTGAGTATCTGATGGTTGAAATTCGCAATGTCGGGAATGACATCGCGCATGACCTCAGAACCCCGCTTTCCCGTATGCGGGTGCGGCTTGAGCGCGCCTTGAATGGAGAGCGCAACGCGGCTGACCTGCATGAGGTTATCGAGAAGGCGACGCAGGATCTCGATCAATGCTTTTCCACCATTACCGCGATCCTGCGCATTGCGGAACTTGAGGACGGACGGCGCAAAGCGGGCTTCGCGACGCATGATCTCCGGATTATCGTGGCGGATATGGTCGAGCTTTATGAGCCGATTGCCGAGACCCACCAGCTCACATTGATTGACAAGTCATCACGGGGTGACCCGCTGCCGATCAATTGCGACCGGGACCTGTTGATTGAGGTCATGGCCAATCTTCTCGATAACGCCATCAAATTCACGCCCGCTGGTGGTCATATTGAGGCAGCGGCCTATCGAGAGGGCAATCAGATCGTGCTGCGTATCGCGGATACCGGCATCGGCATCCCGGAATCCGAGCGCAAGGCGGTGATCGGGCGTTTCTACCGTTCGGATAAAAGCCGCCATATCCCGGGGAGTGGCCTCGGGCTCAGCCTGGTCATGGCAATCCTCCGCCTGCATGGAACCTCGCTTGAAATCTCGTCTTATCGGGAGGGGACGGCCAATCCCGGCGCTGTTTTCCAGATGTTTTTCGCGATGCATCAGGAGGAGGAGACCGACTCATTGCTTTCAGAACCCCTGCCCGAAACCCTCTGAATCGCCGACGGGCTTCGTCATAACCAACCGATTTTCAAGCCAGACCGGGCGGAAACCTGACCATAGTTTCATGTGGCGCGGTGTGGAGTCGATGCGTCGAAACGTGATAAAGCTGCGTTTCGCCCGCATACGCCCTCGATTTTCGGACCGTCTGGATGAATAAAGTTGTCATCACCGCGCTGCGGCGCCCCTATAGTTTTGTCGTCCTTTCCGTTCTGATTGTCATTTTCGGCGTGCGCGCGGCGGTCACGACGCCGACGGATGTTTTCCCGAGCATCAAAATCCCCGTTGTGGCCGTCATCTGGTCCTATCTTGGCCTGATGCCGGAGGATATGTCGGGCCGGATCGTCTATTATTATGAGCGCGCCCTGACCACGACGGTCAATAATATCGAGCATATTGAGAGTGGCTCTTTCTACGGGCGCGGCATCGTCAAGGTGTTCTTTCAGCCTGGCGCAAACGTTTCAACGGCGCAGACCCAGATCACCTCTGTCTCCCAGACGATCATCAAGCAATTGCCGCAAGGGGCGACGCCGCCGCTGATCCTTGCTTATGACGCGTCCTCCGTCCCCGTCCTGACCCTTCAAATCAATTCGGAAACGATGAATGGTGCGGACCTTTATAATATGGCGTCCAACCTGATCCGCCCGCAATTGGTTTCGATACCGGGCGTGGCCATTCCCGCACCCTATGGGGGCCTTGCGCCCTATATCACCGTGGACATCGTGCCATCCAAGCTCATGGCGCATAATCTTTCCGCGGTTGATGTCGGGAATGCCCTTAATAAGCAGAATATCGTGCTCCCCGCAGGTGATCAGCGTATCGGCCCCTACGATTATATGGTCGAGACAAATGCCCAGCCGAAAGAGATCGAGGCTTTTAATAACCTCCCTCTCAAACAGGTCGGGAATGCCGTTGTCTATCTGCGCGATGTCGCCAATGTGCATCCGGGCGGGCCGCCCCAAACCAATATGGTACTCGTCAAAGGGCGGCAATCCGTCATGATGGTCATCATGAAAAGTGGTGACGCCTCGACGCTTTCCGTCGTGTCGGGGGTGAAAAAACTTCTGCCGCAGATTTCGGAGTCCCTCCCCAAGGGGACGAAAATCAAAATCCTGACGGATGCCTCGAAATTCGTGAAAGATTCCGTCGAGGATGTCGTGCGCGAGATGGTGATCGCCGCGCTTCTGACCAGCCTGGCTGTGATGCTTTTCCTCGGCTCATGGCGCTCCACCCTGATTGTCTCAACCTCCATCCCGCTGGCCATCCTGTCATCACTGATCTTTCTGCAAATCTCGGGGCAATCCATCAATGTGATGACGTTGGGCGGGCTGGCCCTCGCTGTCGGCATCCTTGTCGATGACGCGACCGTCATGGTTGAGAATATCGACGCGCATCTGGAAATGGGGAAGGATCTGGAAATCGCGATTATCGACGCGGCCAATCAGATCGTGATCCCGACCTTTGTCTCCACGACCTGTATCTGCATTGTCTGGTTCCCCCTTTTTGAACTGACAGGGGTGGCGGGGTGGCTCTTCATGCCAATGGCGGAAGCGATCATTTACGCGATCGCAGCCTCCTTCATTTTATCCCGAACACTCGTGCCGACCATGGCGAAATATCTGCTGGCCGGACATGATAAGGCGCAGGAGCACCCGGCGGACCATCACACGGCCGGGTTCTTCACACGGTTTCAGATGCGTTTCGAGACGGGTTTCAAAGATTTCCGCGACCGTTATGAGGTGCTTCTCGGCCATCTGATCGCGGCGCGGCGGCTCTTCATCCCTTCCTTCCTCGCTGTCTCCGTGGCGTCGATGGGGCTTTATCTCTTTGTCGGGCGTGACTTCTTTCCCGAAATCAAATCGGGGACATTGCAGCTCCATATGCGCGCACCCATCGGCACACGGTTGGAGGAATCCGGGAAAATTGCTTCGCTTGTCGAAAAGAAAATGCATGAGGTTCTCCCCGGAAAAATCAGCTCTGTCCTGAGCAATTGCGGCCTGCCCTTTTCCCAGATGAACCAGGCTTTCATCCCGTCACCGACTTTAGGCGCCGAGGATTGCGATATCACCGTGTCCCTGAAAAATGATGAGAGCCCGATCGCAACCTACCGCCAGGAATTGCGCGCGGCCTTGTTGGATGCGTTCCCGGGGACGCAATTCACCTTCCAGCCTGCCGATCTGACCGCGAAAATCCTTAATTTCGGGTTGCCTGCGCCGATTGATGTGCAGGTGGTGGGGCGTGACCTGTTCGGAAATTACGAGTTTGCCAAAAAGCTGAAGAAGAAGCTGCTGACTGTCCCCGGCCTGGCGGATCTCTCCATCCAGCAACCCATGACAAAGCCCACCATACGTGTGGCCGCCCAGCGAAGTTACGCCATGGGGACAGGCATCACGGAAGAGAATGTGGCGCGTAACGAACTTGTCGCGCTTTCAGGCAGTGCGCAGGTGGGGCAGGTTTACTGGCTGAGTCCACAGGGGATCGCGCGCCTGATCGATGTGCAGGTGCCCGCAACCTATCTGCAAACCATGAATGATCTTGAGACTTTGCCGATCGATAAAGGGGATGGCAATCCTGAAAACAAGCCACCCCAATTGCTCGGTGCGCTGTCAAAAATCAGCGTGACGGGCACGCCGGCGCAGGTTTCGCATTATAATATCATTCCGGTATTTGATATTTACGGCTCCAACGAAGGGCTGGATCTCGGCAATGTCGTGGATGGGGTCAAAAAAGTGACAGATTCCATGCGGTCTCAATTACCGCGCGGTTCCCACATTGTGGTGCGGGGACAGGCTGTGACGATGGTCGAGGCTTACGGGCAGCTGATCATCGGGCTCATTCTTTCTGTCGTGCTGGTTTATCTCGTGATCGTCGTCAATTTCCAATCCTGGCTTGACCCTTTCGTCATCATCACGGCTTTGCCAGGCGCGCTGGCCGGAATTGCATGGAGCCTGTTCCTGACGCATACATCCCTTTCCGTTCCGGCCCTGACGGGGGCCATTATGTGTATGGGCACATCGACGGCCAATGCCATCCTCGTCGTCGCCTTCGCGCGGGAACGGCTTGAAATCCACGGAGACGCCCTCAAAGCCGCGCTGGAGGCCGGGTATGAGCGGATACGCCCGGTTATCATGACGGCGCTTGCCATGATTGTCGGCATGATCCCGATGTCAATGAGCAACTCGGATAATGCGCCGATTGGTAAAGCTGTGATTGGCGGGCTGTTGGTGGCGACAATCGCGACGCTGCTTTTCGTGCCCTGTGTTTTTGCCATGGTCCATCATCGCCGGACGGACCCCACCCCGGCTGAAGGAGTGCGGACATGAAGCTGGCCCATAATATCACGCTTCAACGAAAGCAGATCCTGATGCTGGTGGGGGCGGCGGCGCTGTTGATCGCGCTGATCGGCTTTATTGAACGGCATTTCCACTATCGAGCCCTGCGCAAAGAGGTGGAGGATCTGGCGCGTGTCCGCGTCACCATCATCCATGCCGAACCGGCACCGAAGGAACGCCGGCTTGACCTGCCCGCCAATCTGGCCGCGTGGTACCAGGCGCCGATTTATGCGCAGGTCTCGGGCTACGTGAAAATGTGGTATAAGGATTATGGCGCGCACGTTAAAACGGGTGACATCCTTGCGGAAATCAGCACCCCAAGCCTTGATGCGCAATATGAGGCCGCAAAGGCCAATTACGAAGTCGTGGCCGCGCAATATCGATTGGCCGTCATCACCGCCGAACGCTGGGCGGCGCTGCGTAACACGCAGGCTGTTTCTCGGCAGGAGGTTGATGTCCAGGCGGCGAATGCGGCCGCAAAAAAGGCGCAGGTGGATCAGGCGCGCCATGAGGTTGAGCGCTTCGAGGCGCTGGAGAATTTCAAGAAAATTGTCGCCCCTTTTGATGGGATTGTCACGTCACGGCGCGTCAATGTCGGTGATTACGTCAATGAGGGCAGTGGTGACCTTAATGCGCGTGGCGGGGCGTCGGAGCTTTTCACGGTTGCGGATATTCATCGCATCCGCGTCTTTGTTTCCATCCCCCAGGGATATGCCTCGATCATCTCGGACAAGCTCTCAGCGAAAATCACCGTGCCGCAATATCCGGGTCGGAAGTTCACGGCGTCTTATCTCGCCACGGCGCAGGCATTCTCACCCGCGACGCGCACGGTCGTGACGGAGCTGGCGCTGGACAATACCGACCATATTTTATGGCCGGACTCATACGCGACAGCGCATTTCATCGTGCCGGGAACGCCGGATATCCTGATCATCCCGGTCAATGCGTTGATTTTCCGGGCGCAGGGGACGCAGGTTGCGACGGTGGTGGATCATCACATCCATCTTGTCAGCGTCGAGACCGGAATCAATTACGGCATGACGATCCAGATTATCGACGGCATCAAGCCAGGTGATGACATTGTCGGCAACCCCACCGCCGATATGATGGAGGGGGATGAGGTCAAGATTGTCCCCACCACGAAGGGTTATAATGACAAGGCCGCGCAATCCGCCGTCCCGCCGAACCATCCGGTCGCGCCCGTGCAGGTGCTGCCGGACCGCGCAGCGCCGGAACATGTGGGTGCAATCCGCAAATGACGCGCGTCTGGAGTCAGAAACATGGGGAAAAACGGTGCCCTGCGCGGCGATCACTTTCAGCGCTCCTTCTTCTGCTGGCGGGGTGTGATCTCGCGCCGCATTATCAGCCGCCCCATTATATTTACCCGAATGGCTGGAAAGGTCAGGGCGTGCTGGAAGATGCGCACCCGAATGATGCGGCTTCCCGCGGGACATGGTGGGCGGTTTTCAAAGACCCCGAGTTGAATCGTCTTGAGACGCTGCTGGCGGAAAATAACCCGGACCTTCAGGCACAGGCTGAAATTTTCACGCAGGCCCGCGATGTCGCCCGGGAGGCGGAGGCCCAGTTATACCCGCAGGCCGGTGCGACAGGCGGGATGAGCAATAATCGCGCTTCCCGGACGCGGTTATGGCGCACGCAATCCAGTGCCTCACCCATCTACATGTCCAACGTCTTTTATAGCGGCGCCGCAACGTGGGAGCCGGATTTCTTCAATCAGATCCGCAATACCGAGCGCGGCCAGCGCAACCTGGCGCAGGCGGCGGCGGCGGATTACGCCAATCTGCGGCTGATGTTACAGGCTGAACTGGCCTCTACTTATATCGGCCTTCGCCGGTTGGATGCCCAGATCGCGGTCTATCGTGATTCCATCACCTATTTTGAGGCCGCCGTTAAAATCACGCGCCTGCGTCAGGCAGGGGCGATAGCCGCCGGGCTGGATGTGTCACGGGCTGAAAATCAGCTCCACAGCACCATTGCGGCGCTGGAAGGGGTGCAGGCGCAGCGCGAGGTGCTGGAACATGCGATCGCCGTGCTCGTCAACCGCGCGCCCGCCGCCTTCAGCATTGCCGAACGCAAGCGCGACGTCGTGCTGCCTTATGACACGGTGCGCGTGCCGCAGGGCCTGCCATCGCAGCTCCTTGAACGTCGCCCGGATATCGCCGCGGCGGAGCGACGCCTGTCATCCGCCAGCCATGCGATCGGTGTGGCGCGCGCCGCCTTCTACCCGGTCGTGACGTTCAGCCTGAGTGGCGGGTTTGAAAATAACGGCTTCAGCCTCGGCAATCTCGCAAACTCCATGTGGTCATATGGCGTGCAGGCGGTAGAACCGGCCTTCACGGGCGGCCTGCGTCGGGCCGCCTTGCAGCAGGCCTGGGCGCAATATCGCCAATATGCGGACGCCTATCGCGGCACCATCCTCTCCGCCTTTCAGGATGTTGAGGATGGTCTCTCCCAGACGCGTCTTTATGACCGCCAGACAAAACAGCAATATGAGGCGGTTTCCGCGGCTTTGCGCACGCAGCGCATGACGATGGCGCTTTATACGGGCGGTCTGACCAATTACCTTGATGTTGTGGTGGCGCAGCAGGCCGCACTCACAGCCCGGATCGCCGCCGTGCAGGCGCAGACAGTGCAGCTTCAGGCCACTGTGCGGCTCATCCGCGCCCTGGGTGGTGGCTGGACGCGGCAGAGCCTGCCGACAATGAAGCAGATCGACCCGATCCATCCCCTGCAATATGAGGGGCTGCATCAGGCCCTGCCGGTCAATGACGTCAGGGAAGGGGCCAATCCCGCATCATCCGACCTGACCGGAAAAGGGTCATAACCCGGTTGCTTCACCCGGTGCGCGGCGTGCCCGCCGACGCTCGGAAAAGCTTAACCGGGCGGAGTGAATGATGATGTTGGGACATATTTCACTTGACATGCCGCCCTCTAAAAGGATACGGGGCGCCACTTAGCGAAACGCGGGAGAGGCCGGGACATGCTGCGAGGCATGACGGATTCGATTGTACCGCGGTTCGGGTCAACGATAAAGGAGTCCCGGATATGGCCAAAAAAATTGTTGGCTACATCAAACTGCAAATCCCCGCGGGTAAGGCAAATCCATCCCCGCCAGTGGGCCCGGCGCTGGGTCAGCGCGGCCTTAACATCATGCAGTTCTGCAAAGAATTCAACGCGAAGACACAGGGGCTTGAGCCCGGTATGCCGATCCCGGTCGTGATCACGGCCTATGCGGATCGCACATTCAGCTTCATCACAAAAACACCGCCGAACACGTTTTTTCTGCTGAAAGCCGCGAAACTGTCCAAGGGCAGCCAGACAGTTGGCAAGGCGGCATCTGTCGGCAAGGTGACGACCGCGCAACTGCGTGAGATCGCCGAAACGAAATTTAAAGACATGAATGCGCATGACATTGATGGCGCCGTGCGTATGCTCGCCGGTTCTGCCCGTTCAATGGGCCTTGATGTGGTGGAGGGCTGAGAAGATGGCCAAGAATAAACGTCTCGTCGCCGCCAGGGGCGCTGTGGATCGCGCGCGTGCCTATTCGATCGAGGAAGCGGTTTCGCTGATCAAGACCAACGCCAAAGCCAAATTTGACGAGACTATTGAAGTCTCACTGAATCTCGGCATTGACCCGCGTCATGCCGACCAGATGGTGCGCGGGCTGATCTCCCTGCCGAATGGCACGGGCAAGACTCTGCGCGTCGGTGTTTTCGCACGTGGCCCGAAAGCGGAGGAGGCGAAAGCCGCCGGTGCTGAAGTGGTCGGCGCTGAAGACCTCGCTGAAAAAGTCCAGAATGGCGAAATTGAATTTGACCGCTGCATTGCCACGCCGGACATGATGGCGCTGGTGGGGCGTCTGGGTAAGGTGCTCGGGCCGCGCGGCCTGATGCCGAACCCCCGTCTCGGCACCGTGACGATGGACGTCAAAGGCGCCGTCACGGCGGCCAAATCCGGCCAGGTTGAATATCGCGCTGAAAAAGCCGGTATCGTGCATGCGGGCGTGGGTAAAGCGTCGTTTGAGGCCGAGAAACTGGTCGAGAACATTAAAGCGCTTGTGGACGCGGTGCAGAAGGCACGCCCGACCGGCGCGAAAGGCACTTATCTGAAGAAAGCGGCGGTCTCATCAACAATGGGGCCGGGTGTGCGCGTGGATATCGCGTCACTGTAACAGCTTTTACGAAATTGATGCCTGCCGGGAAGCCGGGAGGTATCAAGGGTGTGGCTCATGTCGCACCCATCCTGTCCAAGACCGCACGTGCCCTTCGGGGCTTAAAGGGCATATGCCTCCGCGCGACAGACGGTTTGCCGGATTTGGCGTAATTTCGGTTACGCATGCACTGGCCTTCCTGACGACGGACAGGCGAGCGGTGGTGACACGCTGCTTCGGCAGGGTGAAGCCGCCAGGGGTAACCAGGCTGCATGAGTATCATGCAGCTGACGAGGAGACAGCAATTGGACCGTCAGGAAAAGCGGGCCTTCGTCGCATTCCTCGCCGAGGTGTTTGCCAGCACATCCATCGTGATCGTCACCGAAAATAAAGGTTTGACGGTTGCTGATGTGACGGAGCTGCGCAGGCGCATCCGTGCGACGGGGTCGACTTATAAGGTTGCTAAAAATCGACTGGTCAGTCGAGCTCTGGAAGGGACCCAATTCGACGGTATCGCGCCGTTGCTTAAAGGACCGACCGCCCTGTCATGGGGTGCGGATCCGGCGGCGATGGCAAAGGTGCTTGTTGAGTTCGCCAAAACGAATGAGAACCTGGTTGTTCTGGGTGGTGCGCTTGGAAGCCAGACGCTTGATGCGTCCGGTGTCAAGGCACTGGCTGAGCTGCCATCTCTGGACGAGCTGCGTGCAAAACTGGTGGGTATGCTCAATACCCCCGCCACGCGGATCGCCGGTGCTGTCCAGGCTCCGGCCGGACAGCTTGCTCGTGTTTTTGGCGCCTATTCCAAAAGCGAGGCTGCCTAGTCTTGTCATCTAGCGCAATTTCATCTCCTGCCCGAAGGGCGGGGTTTGGGATTGCATCGTTTAAACCAGTGCATTTATAGTGGGACCATTCATCATGGCCGATCTTAACAAAATTGTCGAAGAACTCTCAACTCTGACCGTTCTTGAAGCGGCAGAACTCTCCAAACTCCTTGAGGAGAAATGGGGCGTTTCTGCAGCGGCGCCGGTTGCTGTTGCAGCGCCTGCTGCTGGCGGTGCGGCTGCCGCGCCTGCTGAAGAGCAGACAGAGTTCAATGTTCTCATCACCGACCCGGGTGCAACCGCGATCAACGTGATCAAGGAAGTCCGCGCCATCACGCAGCTTGGCCTGAAAGAAGCCAAACAGCTCGTTGATGACAGCAAAGCCGCGCCGAAAGCCGTCAAGGAAGGCGTCAGCAAGGACGAGGCTGACAAGCTTAAAGCCCAGCTTGAGAAAGCCGGCGCCAAGGTCGAGATTAAGTAAGCGTGACAGAGGCTTCAGGCGTCCCTCAGGCGCCCGTCGCTTCTTCAGTTTAGCGAGGAGGGCGGCACCCGCGTCGGTGCCGCCCGCTTTGCCGTTTTCGATAAAGAGGTTATAACAATCAGTCGTTCCGGTCGCCGTTGCAGGTCATGTCGGCGGAGACTTGAAGGTCTGGTTCTTAGAGGCAGGGATAGATGAGCGCAGTCAGCAAATCGTTC
This genomic stretch from Candidatus Kirkpatrickella diaphorinae harbors:
- a CDS encoding response regulator transcription factor translates to MVRQDGKVSQDDRDEKAPHVLVVEDDDTLAAEIVAELESRGFKTDRAADGREALATARSGQFDIFVMDRMLPHVDGLSVIEELRQSEIMTPVLVLSALSAVDERVQGFKAGGDDYLVKPFAMDELVARLEALLRRPNSSRATKLRVGPLEMDLIDRKVDRMGREVDLLPREFRLLEYLMRRPNQVLTRTMLLEDVWNYRFIPQTNLVDVHIGKLRRKVDAPGETPLIHSIRGAGFMLRIQD
- a CDS encoding sensor histidine kinase, yielding MQILGLFRTATFRLTLAVVFTVVAGVASNLTFFYLRFVSSEIIYLQNVLRREAFMIAQRPEQTIVQVLEGINGSKIHLTLDCVGLFDRDLSYIAGDLPSWPDGLRIEDDVQQLNYALPLRPRYNYLFLTARLPSRHVLVFAISQRRLDSLRNSLLHTMVYSLLPLIAFALCVGIYLSHRTLSRVGGLNEAIERIMEGDLSGRLPAGRSRDDLERLAGSVNRMLDRIEYLMVEIRNVGNDIAHDLRTPLSRMRVRLERALNGERNAADLHEVIEKATQDLDQCFSTITAILRIAELEDGRRKAGFATHDLRIIVADMVELYEPIAETHQLTLIDKSSRGDPLPINCDRDLLIEVMANLLDNAIKFTPAGGHIEAAAYREGNQIVLRIADTGIGIPESERKAVIGRFYRSDKSRHIPGSGLGLSLVMAILRLHGTSLEISSYREGTANPGAVFQMFFAMHQEEETDSLLSEPLPETL
- a CDS encoding efflux RND transporter permease subunit, whose protein sequence is MNKVVITALRRPYSFVVLSVLIVIFGVRAAVTTPTDVFPSIKIPVVAVIWSYLGLMPEDMSGRIVYYYERALTTTVNNIEHIESGSFYGRGIVKVFFQPGANVSTAQTQITSVSQTIIKQLPQGATPPLILAYDASSVPVLTLQINSETMNGADLYNMASNLIRPQLVSIPGVAIPAPYGGLAPYITVDIVPSKLMAHNLSAVDVGNALNKQNIVLPAGDQRIGPYDYMVETNAQPKEIEAFNNLPLKQVGNAVVYLRDVANVHPGGPPQTNMVLVKGRQSVMMVIMKSGDASTLSVVSGVKKLLPQISESLPKGTKIKILTDASKFVKDSVEDVVREMVIAALLTSLAVMLFLGSWRSTLIVSTSIPLAILSSLIFLQISGQSINVMTLGGLALAVGILVDDATVMVENIDAHLEMGKDLEIAIIDAANQIVIPTFVSTTCICIVWFPLFELTGVAGWLFMPMAEAIIYAIAASFILSRTLVPTMAKYLLAGHDKAQEHPADHHTAGFFTRFQMRFETGFKDFRDRYEVLLGHLIAARRLFIPSFLAVSVASMGLYLFVGRDFFPEIKSGTLQLHMRAPIGTRLEESGKIASLVEKKMHEVLPGKISSVLSNCGLPFSQMNQAFIPSPTLGAEDCDITVSLKNDESPIATYRQELRAALLDAFPGTQFTFQPADLTAKILNFGLPAPIDVQVVGRDLFGNYEFAKKLKKKLLTVPGLADLSIQQPMTKPTIRVAAQRSYAMGTGITEENVARNELVALSGSAQVGQVYWLSPQGIARLIDVQVPATYLQTMNDLETLPIDKGDGNPENKPPQLLGALSKISVTGTPAQVSHYNIIPVFDIYGSNEGLDLGNVVDGVKKVTDSMRSQLPRGSHIVVRGQAVTMVEAYGQLIIGLILSVVLVYLVIVVNFQSWLDPFVIITALPGALAGIAWSLFLTHTSLSVPALTGAIMCMGTSTANAILVVAFARERLEIHGDALKAALEAGYERIRPVIMTALAMIVGMIPMSMSNSDNAPIGKAVIGGLLVATIATLLFVPCVFAMVHHRRTDPTPAEGVRT
- a CDS encoding efflux RND transporter periplasmic adaptor subunit produces the protein MKLAHNITLQRKQILMLVGAAALLIALIGFIERHFHYRALRKEVEDLARVRVTIIHAEPAPKERRLDLPANLAAWYQAPIYAQVSGYVKMWYKDYGAHVKTGDILAEISTPSLDAQYEAAKANYEVVAAQYRLAVITAERWAALRNTQAVSRQEVDVQAANAAAKKAQVDQARHEVERFEALENFKKIVAPFDGIVTSRRVNVGDYVNEGSGDLNARGGASELFTVADIHRIRVFVSIPQGYASIISDKLSAKITVPQYPGRKFTASYLATAQAFSPATRTVVTELALDNTDHILWPDSYATAHFIVPGTPDILIIPVNALIFRAQGTQVATVVDHHIHLVSVETGINYGMTIQIIDGIKPGDDIVGNPTADMMEGDEVKIVPTTKGYNDKAAQSAVPPNHPVAPVQVLPDRAAPEHVGAIRK
- a CDS encoding efflux transporter outer membrane subunit, which encodes MTRVWSQKHGEKRCPARRSLSALLLLLAGCDLAPHYQPPHYIYPNGWKGQGVLEDAHPNDAASRGTWWAVFKDPELNRLETLLAENNPDLQAQAEIFTQARDVAREAEAQLYPQAGATGGMSNNRASRTRLWRTQSSASPIYMSNVFYSGAATWEPDFFNQIRNTERGQRNLAQAAAADYANLRLMLQAELASTYIGLRRLDAQIAVYRDSITYFEAAVKITRLRQAGAIAAGLDVSRAENQLHSTIAALEGVQAQREVLEHAIAVLVNRAPAAFSIAERKRDVVLPYDTVRVPQGLPSQLLERRPDIAAAERRLSSASHAIGVARAAFYPVVTFSLSGGFENNGFSLGNLANSMWSYGVQAVEPAFTGGLRRAALQQAWAQYRQYADAYRGTILSAFQDVEDGLSQTRLYDRQTKQQYEAVSAALRTQRMTMALYTGGLTNYLDVVVAQQAALTARIAAVQAQTVQLQATVRLIRALGGGWTRQSLPTMKQIDPIHPLQYEGLHQALPVNDVREGANPASSDLTGKGS
- the rplK gene encoding 50S ribosomal protein L11, encoding MAKKIVGYIKLQIPAGKANPSPPVGPALGQRGLNIMQFCKEFNAKTQGLEPGMPIPVVITAYADRTFSFITKTPPNTFFLLKAAKLSKGSQTVGKAASVGKVTTAQLREIAETKFKDMNAHDIDGAVRMLAGSARSMGLDVVEG
- the rplA gene encoding 50S ribosomal protein L1, coding for MAKNKRLVAARGAVDRARAYSIEEAVSLIKTNAKAKFDETIEVSLNLGIDPRHADQMVRGLISLPNGTGKTLRVGVFARGPKAEEAKAAGAEVVGAEDLAEKVQNGEIEFDRCIATPDMMALVGRLGKVLGPRGLMPNPRLGTVTMDVKGAVTAAKSGQVEYRAEKAGIVHAGVGKASFEAEKLVENIKALVDAVQKARPTGAKGTYLKKAAVSSTMGPGVRVDIASL
- the rplJ gene encoding 50S ribosomal protein L10; the encoded protein is MDRQEKRAFVAFLAEVFASTSIVIVTENKGLTVADVTELRRRIRATGSTYKVAKNRLVSRALEGTQFDGIAPLLKGPTALSWGADPAAMAKVLVEFAKTNENLVVLGGALGSQTLDASGVKALAELPSLDELRAKLVGMLNTPATRIAGAVQAPAGQLARVFGAYSKSEAA
- the rplL gene encoding 50S ribosomal protein L7/L12; this translates as MADLNKIVEELSTLTVLEAAELSKLLEEKWGVSAAAPVAVAAPAAGGAAAAPAEEQTEFNVLITDPGATAINVIKEVRAITQLGLKEAKQLVDDSKAAPKAVKEGVSKDEADKLKAQLEKAGAKVEIK